Proteins encoded in a region of the Mycolicibacterium chitae genome:
- a CDS encoding CaiB/BaiF CoA transferase family protein codes for MLDGIRVLDLATLAAAPLVATYLGEFGADVIKVEQPRHGDPIRTWGHQRDGVGLMWKSLSRNKKSITLDLRREEGQQLVRRLTEHADVVIVNTRPQTLRKWGLDHDALRTVNERIIMLHITGFGLTGPKSERPGFGTLGEAMSGFAHLTGEADGPPTLPPFMLADGVASLNAAYAVMMALYHRDVHGAPGQLIDVNLIDPLARLLEQSLLGYDQLGIVGQRAGNRWDISAPRNTYRTADGRWLAMSGSSPALALRVFRAIGREDLVSDADFSDPQRRLARAAEVDAVVAEWVSGQTLSDAMAVFDDHEVAAAPVYDVRGLREDEQLAHREVFVSVDDDELGAMTVQAPVPRFSGAEPRVEALGPRLGQHNTEVYGQLLGLTPADLDQLRADGVL; via the coding sequence ATGCTCGACGGGATCCGAGTGCTCGACCTGGCCACGCTGGCCGCCGCACCACTGGTCGCCACCTATCTCGGTGAGTTCGGCGCCGACGTGATCAAGGTCGAGCAACCCCGACATGGCGACCCGATCCGCACCTGGGGCCACCAGCGCGACGGTGTCGGGCTGATGTGGAAGTCACTGTCGCGCAACAAGAAATCGATCACCCTGGATCTACGCCGCGAGGAGGGCCAGCAGCTGGTGCGCCGGCTCACCGAGCATGCCGACGTGGTGATCGTGAATACCCGACCGCAGACGTTGCGCAAGTGGGGCTTGGACCATGACGCCCTGCGCACTGTCAACGAACGCATCATCATGTTGCACATCACCGGTTTCGGCCTGACGGGGCCCAAGAGTGAACGGCCCGGGTTCGGCACCCTCGGTGAAGCGATGAGCGGATTCGCGCACCTGACAGGTGAGGCCGACGGGCCGCCGACACTGCCCCCGTTCATGCTGGCCGACGGCGTGGCCTCACTCAACGCGGCCTACGCGGTGATGATGGCGCTCTACCACCGCGACGTGCACGGCGCGCCGGGCCAACTCATCGACGTCAACCTGATCGATCCGCTGGCCCGACTGCTGGAACAAAGCCTGCTCGGCTACGACCAGTTGGGCATCGTCGGGCAGCGGGCCGGTAACCGCTGGGACATCTCGGCGCCGCGCAACACCTACCGGACCGCCGACGGGCGTTGGCTGGCAATGTCGGGCAGCTCGCCGGCGCTGGCGCTGCGGGTCTTTCGCGCGATTGGGCGCGAGGACCTGGTCTCCGATGCCGACTTCTCCGATCCGCAGCGCCGCTTGGCGCGGGCGGCCGAGGTCGACGCGGTGGTGGCCGAATGGGTGTCCGGGCAGACGCTTTCGGATGCCATGGCGGTGTTCGACGACCACGAGGTGGCCGCCGCACCGGTGTACGACGTGCGCGGGCTCCGCGAAGACGAACAACTCGCGCACCGCGAGGTTTTCGTCTCGGTGGACGACGACGAACTCGGCGCCATGACGGTGCAGGCCCCCGTCCCCAGGTTCTCCGGCGCCGAGCCCCGGGTCGAGGCCCTGGGGCCGCGGCTGGGGCAGCACAACACCGAGGTCTACGGCCAACTTCTCGGTTTGACGCCCGCGGATCTGGATCAGTTGCGCGCCGACGGCGTGCTCTGA
- a CDS encoding MmpS family protein, with the protein MKRLWIPLLALVVFSAGGFAVSRLHGIFGSEQRPTYGTSEQAQTEAFNPKRLTYEVFGSPGSVANISYFDADTDPQFVEDVSLPWTLEFEVNQTTTIGSIMAQGDGSTIGCRIIVDDEVQEEKVANQVNAFTSCLVQAA; encoded by the coding sequence CTGAAGCGGTTGTGGATACCGCTGCTGGCGCTCGTGGTGTTCAGCGCTGGTGGTTTCGCCGTGTCGAGGCTGCATGGGATTTTCGGCTCGGAACAACGCCCGACGTACGGGACTTCGGAACAGGCCCAGACGGAAGCGTTCAACCCGAAGAGATTGACCTATGAGGTGTTCGGGTCGCCGGGTTCGGTAGCCAATATCAGCTATTTCGATGCCGACACCGATCCGCAATTCGTGGAGGATGTCAGCCTGCCCTGGACCTTGGAATTTGAGGTCAACCAGACGACCACCATCGGCAGCATCATGGCGCAGGGGGATGGCAGCACCATCGGCTGTCGGATCATCGTCGACGATGAGGTCCAGGAGGAGAAAGTCGCCAATCAGGTAAACGCCTTCACCTCTTGCCTCGTGCAGGCCGCATGA
- a CDS encoding class I SAM-dependent methyltransferase: protein MVNRSDGDKADANTLTGVSETALLTLYGRAHQAGHRDAIIEDPMAIRLVEAIDFDFEKFGRKGQEMALRSLAFDRAALSYLSQHPTATVVALAEGLQTSYWRLTEARPDLQFSWLTVDFQPIIDLRERLLPSSPRIGTLAQSALDYSWMDQVDTGNGVFITAEGLLMYLQPEESMGLIRECARRFPGGQMIFDLPPVLVKKFAPKGVRSSRRYRVPPMPFSLKPAELADLANTVPGIRAVHDLPMPRGRGWAFEKLFPAFWQWKPTKQYRGTYTLLEFG, encoded by the coding sequence GTGGTGAACCGTTCAGACGGCGACAAGGCCGACGCGAACACCCTGACGGGGGTCTCGGAGACCGCGCTGCTGACGCTGTACGGGCGGGCCCATCAGGCCGGACACCGGGACGCGATCATCGAGGACCCGATGGCCATCCGACTGGTGGAGGCCATCGACTTCGATTTCGAGAAGTTCGGCCGTAAGGGTCAGGAGATGGCGCTGCGCTCGCTGGCCTTCGACCGCGCCGCGCTCAGTTATCTGTCGCAGCATCCGACAGCTACGGTTGTGGCGCTTGCTGAGGGACTCCAAACCAGTTACTGGCGCCTGACCGAAGCCCGGCCCGACCTTCAGTTCTCTTGGCTGACCGTCGATTTCCAGCCAATCATCGATCTTCGGGAACGGTTGCTGCCGTCGTCCCCGCGAATCGGGACGCTCGCACAGTCAGCACTGGACTACTCGTGGATGGATCAGGTGGACACCGGCAACGGGGTCTTCATCACCGCCGAGGGCCTGCTGATGTACCTGCAACCCGAGGAGTCGATGGGATTGATCAGGGAATGCGCGCGCCGCTTCCCCGGCGGCCAGATGATCTTCGACCTCCCCCCGGTGCTGGTGAAGAAGTTCGCACCGAAGGGCGTCCGGTCCTCCCGGCGCTACCGCGTCCCGCCGATGCCGTTCAGCCTCAAACCCGCCGAGTTGGCGGATCTGGCCAACACCGTGCCGGGCATCCGCGCGGTCCACGACCTGCCGATGCCGCGCGGGCGCGGGTGGGCGTTCGAGAAACTGTTCCCGGCGTTCTGGCAATGGAAGCCCACCAAGCAGTATCGCGGCACCTACACGCTGCTGGAGTTCGGCTGA
- a CDS encoding SDR family NAD(P)-dependent oxidoreductase: protein MSAGPRLDGRRVLVTGAGQGIGRGIALACAQAGAEVLVNDLRAERCEEVAGEIRSAGGTAASAPFDVTDYDAVTAALAAHAPPDVLVNNAGNAGAEGFATRARFAETEPADWEAFLRVNLYGVLHCTRAVLPAMVSNKWGRVLTVVSDAGRAGDPGGAVYGAAKAGAAGLTRSLALENGRYNITANNISLGTMRTPLTEPLWAEQADSPQAKAILQNYAIRRPGVPDDVTNLVLLLASDQGSWITGQTICVNGGFSFAL, encoded by the coding sequence GTGAGTGCCGGTCCGCGGTTGGACGGGCGCCGCGTCCTGGTGACCGGCGCCGGGCAGGGCATCGGCCGAGGTATCGCCCTGGCCTGCGCGCAGGCGGGAGCCGAGGTATTGGTCAATGATCTGCGTGCCGAACGCTGTGAGGAGGTGGCCGGCGAAATCCGCAGTGCCGGTGGCACTGCCGCGTCCGCGCCCTTCGACGTCACCGACTACGACGCGGTGACGGCGGCGCTGGCCGCGCACGCGCCGCCCGATGTCCTGGTCAACAACGCCGGCAACGCCGGGGCCGAGGGCTTCGCCACCCGGGCCCGCTTCGCCGAGACCGAACCCGCCGACTGGGAAGCCTTCCTGCGGGTCAACCTGTACGGGGTGCTGCACTGCACCCGCGCGGTCCTGCCGGCGATGGTGTCCAACAAGTGGGGGCGGGTACTCACGGTCGTCTCCGATGCCGGGCGCGCCGGGGATCCGGGTGGTGCGGTGTACGGCGCGGCCAAGGCCGGCGCCGCCGGTCTGACGCGCAGCCTCGCGCTGGAGAACGGCCGCTATAACATCACCGCCAACAACATCTCGCTGGGCACCATGCGGACCCCGTTGACCGAACCGCTGTGGGCCGAGCAAGCCGATTCGCCTCAGGCCAAGGCAATTCTGCAGAACTACGCCATCCGTCGCCCCGGGGTGCCGGACGACGTCACCAACCTCGTCCTGCTGCTCGCCAGCGATCAGGGCTCGTGGATCACCGGCCAGACCATCTGTGTCAACGGCGGATTCTCCTTCGCGCTCTGA
- a CDS encoding TetR/AcrR family transcriptional regulator, whose amino-acid sequence MPAPRKTKSADNGARQRLIEATAKVMREEGYAAATSRRVATEAGVKQALVYYYFPTMDDLYVEVLRAGAEVSLANMRATLTDNDPLRTLWLINSDLRMTGLNTEFMALANHRKAIRAELKSYAERVRDIETAAVTVALRAAGMDLEEYPPAAVSMIIAQIARSLCNESAVGVTLGHEELRAFMKRQLDLFAGPSPSP is encoded by the coding sequence ATGCCGGCACCCCGCAAGACCAAATCCGCGGACAACGGTGCGCGGCAACGGCTCATCGAGGCCACCGCCAAGGTGATGCGCGAGGAGGGCTACGCCGCCGCCACCTCGCGGCGGGTGGCCACCGAGGCCGGCGTCAAGCAGGCGCTGGTCTATTACTACTTCCCCACCATGGACGACCTGTACGTCGAGGTCCTGCGCGCCGGGGCCGAGGTGTCCCTGGCCAACATGCGCGCGACACTGACCGACAACGATCCGCTGCGCACCCTGTGGCTGATCAACAGCGATCTCCGGATGACCGGGTTGAACACCGAGTTCATGGCGCTCGCCAACCACCGCAAGGCCATTCGCGCCGAGCTCAAGTCCTACGCGGAACGGGTGCGCGATATCGAGACCGCCGCCGTCACCGTCGCCCTGCGTGCCGCGGGTATGGACCTCGAGGAATACCCGCCGGCGGCGGTGTCGATGATCATCGCCCAGATCGCCCGCAGCCTCTGCAACGAGAGCGCCGTCGGGGTCACCTTGGGCCACGAGGAACTGCGCGCGTTCATGAAGCGCCAGCTCGACCTGTTCGCCGGCCCGTCCCCCAGCCCCTGA
- a CDS encoding TIGR03619 family F420-dependent LLM class oxidoreductase, with protein sequence MKLAFSLPHMLRLKAMTQPWEASVTGADQTRMARCADEWGYDMIAVPEHFIIPTEHLELSGPHYLQSTVAQAYLAGATSRIMLNSCITVLPLQHPIVLAKTLATADWMSSGRMMVTFGVGWLKGEFDLLGVPFHERGRIADEYLAAIVELWTSETPRFEGKYVSFDDVAFEPKPVQQPHLPIWIGGDADAALRRAAKYASGWWSFLTPPDQLAERLDFIKSQPEYDGRPFDVVHGLGTTRVGEGHAVQDDPHGRPGMSAAEIVDRLSWLGEQGVTVSAVPIPPVRGVDEYLDYAQWVIEEIKPQVP encoded by the coding sequence GTGAAACTCGCCTTCAGCCTGCCGCACATGTTGCGGCTCAAGGCAATGACCCAGCCCTGGGAAGCATCCGTGACCGGTGCCGATCAGACCCGCATGGCCCGTTGCGCCGACGAGTGGGGCTACGACATGATCGCGGTGCCGGAACACTTCATCATCCCGACCGAGCACCTCGAGCTGTCCGGTCCGCATTATCTGCAGTCCACCGTCGCGCAGGCCTACCTTGCCGGGGCGACCAGCCGGATCATGCTCAACTCCTGCATCACCGTGCTGCCGCTGCAACATCCGATCGTCCTGGCCAAGACCCTGGCCACGGCCGACTGGATGAGCAGCGGCCGCATGATGGTCACCTTCGGGGTCGGTTGGCTCAAGGGCGAGTTCGACCTGCTCGGGGTGCCGTTTCACGAACGCGGCCGCATCGCCGACGAGTACCTGGCCGCCATCGTGGAGCTGTGGACCAGCGAGACCCCGCGCTTCGAGGGCAAGTACGTGTCCTTCGACGACGTGGCGTTCGAGCCGAAACCGGTTCAGCAGCCGCATCTGCCGATCTGGATCGGCGGCGACGCCGACGCCGCGTTGCGCCGGGCGGCGAAGTACGCCTCCGGCTGGTGGTCGTTCCTGACCCCGCCGGATCAGCTCGCCGAGCGGCTCGACTTCATCAAGTCCCAACCCGAGTACGACGGTCGGCCCTTCGACGTCGTGCACGGGCTGGGCACCACCCGGGTCGGGGAAGGTCATGCGGTGCAAGACGATCCGCACGGGCGTCCCGGTATGAGCGCGGCGGAGATCGTCGACCGGCTCAGTTGGCTCGGCGAGCAGGGAGTCACCGTCAGCGCGGTGCCCATCCCGCCGGTGCGCGGCGTCGACGAGTATCTGGATTACGCGCAGTGGGTGATCGAGGAGATCAAGCCGCAGGTGCCGTAG
- a CDS encoding cytochrome P450, giving the protein MTDLASVDYFSDPEISQDPYAYWDYLREQGPVFREPHYGVVAVTGYQEVMAAFKDHDSFSAVNAIGGPFPPLPFEPEGDDISEQIEAHRHLFPIHEHMVVMDPPAHERARSLLNKLLTPRRLKENEEYMWQLVDSQLDHIMDPSGADGKCEFLSEYAKPFATSAIIDLLGVPDEDRPEFLAALGAEQPGGTRVGALDGEPVGLDPLQYLDDKFAGYLAERRREPREDVLSGMATAVYPDGSTPELLEVVKPATFLFAAGQETVTKLLSAAVQGLGDRPDYQQLLRENPDRIPTFIEESLRMHSPTKIDFRLVRKSTTLGGVHLKAGTIVMLCLGAANRDPRKFEDPHEFRPDRKNVREHIAFGRGIHTCAGAPLARVEGQITVRRMLERMSDIRIDEEFHGPAGDRRYAYDPTFLLRGLTELHIEFTPAATR; this is encoded by the coding sequence ATGACCGACCTCGCCTCCGTCGACTATTTCTCCGATCCCGAGATCAGTCAGGACCCCTACGCCTACTGGGACTACCTGCGCGAACAGGGACCGGTATTCCGCGAGCCGCACTACGGCGTCGTCGCCGTCACCGGGTACCAGGAGGTGATGGCCGCCTTCAAGGACCACGATTCGTTCTCCGCGGTCAACGCCATCGGCGGCCCGTTCCCCCCGCTGCCGTTCGAACCCGAGGGCGACGACATCAGCGAACAGATCGAGGCGCACCGCCATCTGTTCCCCATCCACGAGCACATGGTGGTCATGGATCCGCCGGCCCACGAGCGGGCGCGGTCGTTGCTCAACAAGCTGCTGACGCCGCGGCGGCTCAAGGAGAACGAGGAGTACATGTGGCAGCTGGTGGACAGCCAGCTCGACCACATCATGGATCCCTCCGGCGCAGATGGTAAGTGCGAGTTCCTATCCGAGTACGCCAAGCCGTTCGCGACCTCGGCGATCATCGACCTGCTCGGGGTGCCCGACGAGGACCGTCCGGAGTTCCTCGCCGCGTTGGGTGCCGAGCAGCCCGGCGGCACCCGGGTGGGCGCCCTCGACGGCGAGCCGGTGGGGCTGGACCCGCTGCAGTACCTGGACGACAAGTTCGCCGGATACCTGGCCGAGCGCCGCCGCGAACCCCGCGAGGACGTGCTGTCCGGGATGGCCACCGCGGTGTATCCCGACGGTTCGACCCCGGAATTGCTGGAGGTCGTCAAGCCCGCGACGTTCCTGTTCGCCGCCGGGCAGGAGACCGTCACGAAGCTGCTCAGCGCCGCGGTCCAGGGCCTGGGCGATCGACCGGACTACCAGCAGCTGCTGCGCGAAAACCCGGACCGGATACCAACATTCATCGAAGAGTCGCTCCGGATGCACTCCCCGACGAAGATCGATTTCCGGTTGGTCCGCAAGAGCACCACGCTCGGCGGGGTACACCTCAAGGCCGGCACCATCGTGATGCTGTGCTTGGGGGCGGCCAACCGGGACCCGCGCAAGTTCGAGGATCCCCACGAGTTCCGGCCGGACCGCAAGAACGTGCGCGAACACATCGCGTTCGGCCGCGGCATCCACACCTGCGCCGGCGCGCCGTTGGCGCGGGTGGAGGGGCAGATCACCGTGCGTCGTATGTTGGAGCGCATGAGCGACATTCGGATCGACGAGGAGTTCCACGGCCCGGCTGGCGACCGTCGCTACGCCTACGACCCGACCTTCCTGCTGCGCGGTTTGACCGAACTGCACATCGAGTTCACGCCGGCGGCGACGCGGTGA
- a CDS encoding ferredoxin gives MRVWVDPQLCEGHALCIETAPEIFDLTDDDVATCVERPPGQYWDQVRAAVDACPRGAITITEEQ, from the coding sequence CTGCGAGTGTGGGTCGATCCGCAGCTGTGTGAAGGTCACGCACTGTGCATCGAGACCGCACCCGAGATCTTCGACCTCACCGACGACGACGTCGCCACCTGCGTCGAACGGCCGCCGGGACAGTACTGGGACCAGGTCCGCGCCGCCGTCGACGCCTGTCCGCGCGGGGCGATCACGATCACCGAAGAGCAGTGA
- a CDS encoding GntR family transcriptional regulator, translating to MAMDISGTVRERAARELRDRILTGAMAAGTRIDLDSITEEFATSRTPVREALLELSFEGLVKIAPRSGITVIGANVDDVMDSFTILGVLTGQAAAWAAERITADELAELRSLAADVASRAGDDTIGEANWRFHQEIHRAAHSPRLLTQIRQAARVVPSNFLTLFPEHENHSLDEHEELLDALADKDAERARVIAERHVLEAGRSLAGWLEQRAAPRPEEQ from the coding sequence ATGGCGATGGACATCTCCGGGACGGTGCGAGAACGCGCCGCCCGCGAGCTCAGGGACCGAATCCTGACCGGTGCGATGGCAGCCGGTACGCGGATCGACCTCGACTCGATCACCGAGGAATTCGCCACCAGTCGCACCCCGGTGCGCGAGGCACTGCTGGAACTGTCCTTCGAGGGCCTGGTCAAGATCGCGCCGCGCAGCGGTATCACCGTGATCGGCGCCAACGTCGACGACGTGATGGACTCGTTCACCATCCTGGGCGTCCTCACCGGCCAGGCGGCAGCGTGGGCGGCCGAACGAATCACCGCAGACGAATTGGCCGAACTGCGCTCTCTGGCCGCCGATGTGGCGTCGCGCGCCGGCGACGACACCATCGGCGAAGCGAATTGGCGCTTCCACCAAGAGATCCACCGCGCTGCGCACTCACCGCGCCTGCTCACCCAGATCCGTCAAGCCGCCCGCGTTGTGCCGTCGAACTTCCTCACGCTGTTTCCCGAGCACGAGAACCATTCGCTGGACGAGCACGAGGAACTCCTCGACGCGCTGGCCGACAAGGATGCCGAACGGGCCCGAGTGATCGCCGAACGGCACGTGCTGGAGGCGGGGCGTTCCTTGGCCGGCTGGCTCGAGCAGCGGGCCGCCCCCCGCCCGGAGGAGCAGTAG
- a CDS encoding mycofactocin-coupled SDR family oxidoreductase → MGGRVEGKVAFITGAARGQGRSHAVRLAEEGADIIAIDVCRQISSESQIPAATPDDLAETADLVKDLGRRIVTAEVDVRDYDAVKDTVDSGVEQLGRLDIVVANAGIGNGGDTLDKTKQEDWDDMIDVNLSGVWKSVKAAVPHLLSGGNGGSIILTSSVGGLKPYPHTGHYIAAKHGVIGLMRTFAVELGQHSIRVNAVCPTNVNTPLFMNEGTMKLFRPDLENPGPEDLKVAAQFMHVLPVGWVEPVDISNAVLFLASDEARYITGLPVTVDAGSMLK, encoded by the coding sequence ATGGGCGGACGGGTAGAAGGCAAGGTTGCATTCATCACCGGTGCGGCGCGTGGGCAGGGGCGTAGTCACGCGGTGCGCCTGGCCGAGGAAGGCGCCGACATCATCGCGATCGATGTGTGTCGACAGATCAGCAGCGAGAGCCAGATTCCCGCGGCCACGCCCGACGATCTCGCCGAAACCGCCGATCTGGTCAAGGATCTCGGCCGCCGCATCGTCACCGCCGAGGTCGATGTGCGTGACTACGACGCGGTGAAGGACACCGTCGACAGCGGCGTCGAACAGCTGGGCCGGCTCGACATCGTCGTCGCCAACGCCGGCATCGGCAACGGTGGCGACACCCTGGACAAGACCAAGCAAGAAGACTGGGACGACATGATCGACGTCAACCTGTCCGGCGTCTGGAAGTCCGTCAAAGCCGCAGTGCCGCACCTGCTCTCGGGTGGCAACGGCGGTTCGATCATCCTCACCAGCTCGGTCGGCGGCCTCAAGCCGTACCCGCACACCGGCCACTACATCGCCGCCAAGCACGGCGTCATCGGCCTGATGCGCACCTTCGCCGTCGAACTCGGCCAGCACTCCATCCGAGTCAACGCCGTGTGCCCCACCAACGTGAACACCCCGCTGTTCATGAACGAGGGCACCATGAAGCTGTTCCGCCCCGACCTGGAGAACCCGGGCCCCGAGGACCTCAAGGTGGCCGCCCAGTTCATGCACGTGCTGCCGGTCGGGTGGGTCGAACCCGTCGACATCAGCAACGCGGTGCTGTTCCTGGCCTCCGACGAGGCCCGCTACATCACCGGCCTGCCGGTCACGGTCGACGCCGGCAGCATGCTGAAGTGA
- a CDS encoding HpcH/HpaI aldolase/citrate lyase family protein has protein sequence MTELLRRSELALPACNDHMFAKGVSCGADLVFLDLEDATPVGLKVESRAKAIRALTELDWGRTARAVRINALDTPWCHDDIIEVVTHAGAQLDTLVIPKVRTARELWWVDVLLTQLEEKLGLSRRIRLEVLIEEVEGLANAEEIVRSSSRLDAVIFGVGDFSLSQGARVDTNFVPITDYPGDFWAYARNKIMVAARIAGIDAIDSPYPDYADVAGYEAEARRSSLYGYTGKWAIHPSQVPIANEVFAPTPEEIALAQRNIEAYRAAEAAGRGATGVDGVLVDAAHVKKAEEVLARAALIDGQLVPVDG, from the coding sequence ATGACTGAACTGCTCCGTCGCTCCGAACTGGCCCTGCCGGCCTGCAATGACCACATGTTCGCCAAAGGCGTCAGCTGCGGGGCAGACCTGGTGTTCCTCGATCTCGAGGACGCCACCCCGGTGGGGCTTAAGGTCGAGTCTCGCGCCAAGGCGATCCGCGCGTTGACCGAACTCGACTGGGGCCGCACCGCTCGGGCAGTGCGGATCAACGCCCTGGACACCCCGTGGTGCCACGACGACATCATCGAGGTGGTCACGCACGCCGGCGCCCAACTCGACACCCTCGTGATACCGAAAGTCCGTACCGCCCGGGAACTCTGGTGGGTGGATGTGTTGCTCACCCAGTTGGAGGAGAAACTGGGCCTGAGCCGCAGAATCCGCCTGGAGGTACTGATCGAGGAAGTCGAGGGCTTGGCCAACGCCGAGGAGATCGTGCGGTCCAGTTCGCGCCTGGACGCGGTGATCTTCGGGGTCGGCGACTTCTCGTTGTCCCAGGGTGCGCGGGTGGACACCAACTTTGTGCCCATCACGGACTACCCCGGTGACTTCTGGGCGTATGCCCGCAACAAGATCATGGTTGCCGCGCGCATCGCCGGCATCGATGCCATCGACTCGCCCTACCCGGATTACGCCGACGTGGCCGGATACGAGGCCGAGGCACGCCGATCCTCGCTCTACGGCTACACCGGCAAGTGGGCCATCCATCCCAGCCAGGTACCGATCGCCAACGAGGTCTTCGCACCGACGCCCGAGGAGATTGCGTTGGCGCAACGCAACATCGAGGCCTACCGCGCGGCCGAGGCCGCGGGGCGCGGCGCCACCGGCGTCGACGGCGTGCTGGTGGATGCCGCGCACGTCAAGAAGGCCGAAGAAGTCCTGGCCCGTGCCGCGCTGATCGATGGTCAGCTGGTCCCGGTCGACGGATAG
- a CDS encoding LLM class flavin-dependent oxidoreductase: protein MGQKRTDQMSLVAFMQAGNASVYSGSWRHPATEHGYLDAAYYAKVGRQLEEGCFDLMFFDDRLAMPGIYGRSVAEAVRYGARPVKLDLSVVLGVLAEATSHIGLGATYSTTYYAPFHVARTFATLDHLSRGRAAWNVVTSVNDSEAQNFGVQSHLGHDERYDRADEFLEVVSGLWESWEDEAIVADRGSGQYADPTKVHELGHVGQYFSARGPLTVPRTPQGRPLILQAGSSGRGRDFASRWADLIFTGDPGFDVARAHYADQKQRIAESGRDPQTVRICPMAYAVIGESESHAKEREAMFLEDLVHPMASLTLLSELMNYDFAQHDLDDPITDELMAQASGIRGLVQGLREHIGGTVRVRDLAAHRATLLQGPRFVGTGEQVADQMAAWFEDGACDGFVLAATHMPGSFEDFVRMVVPELQRRGLSRTAYRGSTLRDHLGLPRPESTHRGTEVAV, encoded by the coding sequence ATGGGTCAGAAGCGAACCGACCAGATGTCCTTGGTCGCATTCATGCAGGCGGGCAATGCCTCGGTGTACTCGGGATCGTGGCGCCATCCGGCGACCGAGCATGGCTATCTGGATGCGGCGTACTACGCCAAGGTGGGTCGACAGCTCGAGGAGGGCTGCTTCGATCTGATGTTCTTCGACGACCGGTTGGCGATGCCGGGCATCTACGGCCGGTCCGTGGCCGAGGCGGTGCGCTACGGCGCGCGGCCGGTCAAGCTCGACCTGTCGGTGGTGCTCGGCGTGCTGGCGGAAGCGACCTCGCACATCGGTCTGGGTGCCACCTACTCCACTACCTATTACGCGCCGTTCCACGTGGCCCGTACTTTCGCCACGCTCGACCACCTGTCCCGTGGCCGCGCCGCGTGGAACGTGGTCACCTCGGTCAACGACAGCGAGGCGCAGAACTTCGGGGTGCAAAGCCACCTCGGGCACGACGAGCGTTATGACCGCGCCGACGAGTTTCTGGAAGTGGTCTCCGGGCTATGGGAAAGCTGGGAGGACGAAGCCATCGTCGCCGACCGCGGGTCCGGCCAGTACGCCGACCCGACCAAGGTGCACGAACTGGGCCATGTCGGACAGTACTTCTCGGCGCGCGGCCCGCTGACCGTGCCGCGCACCCCACAGGGTCGCCCCCTCATCCTGCAAGCCGGCTCTTCGGGCAGAGGCCGCGACTTCGCCTCGCGCTGGGCTGATTTGATCTTCACCGGCGATCCCGGCTTCGACGTCGCGCGTGCGCACTACGCCGATCAGAAGCAGCGCATCGCCGAGTCCGGACGAGATCCGCAGACGGTGCGGATCTGCCCGATGGCTTACGCCGTGATCGGCGAATCCGAATCCCACGCCAAGGAACGCGAGGCGATGTTCCTTGAGGACCTGGTGCACCCGATGGCGTCGCTGACGCTGCTCTCGGAGCTGATGAACTACGACTTCGCCCAGCACGATCTGGACGATCCCATCACCGATGAGCTGATGGCTCAGGCCTCGGGTATCCGCGGGCTGGTGCAGGGGCTGCGTGAGCACATCGGCGGAACGGTCCGGGTGCGCGACCTCGCCGCTCACCGTGCCACGCTGCTGCAGGGCCCGCGGTTCGTCGGCACCGGAGAGCAGGTGGCCGATCAGATGGCCGCCTGGTTCGAAGACGGTGCGTGCGACGGGTTCGTGCTGGCCGCCACCCACATGCCGGGTTCGTTCGAGGACTTCGTACGAATGGTGGTGCCCGAGTTGCAGCGCCGCGGACTGTCCCGCACCGCCTACCGGGGCTCGACGCTGCGCGACCATCTCGGCTTGCCGCGTCCGGAGTCCACCCACCGCGGCACCGAGGTGGCCGTCTGA